CACGGTTCAACGGGTTTGATGCAGGCAGCAGAGATGGTGATAATGGAAAGGTGGTAATCGGGGCAAGGCGGTGGCGGAGAGGCCATGAATTTGATGAAGGCTAGTAGTGGTGACGGTATATTTTAGGATCGATAGGTGGCGATGGAGCGGCGGTGGAGGGGCTATGAGAGATGGTAGTGTTACAGTTATTATTGGATGCAAAGTTtttaactttagtttattttattttcacagTAGCAATTTTCTACacatgtaattttttaatttatgaagcGAATGAATTATTACAGTTATATCATTAATCAAGAAACAGAATCCTtgtaaaaaggaaaagtaagATTGAATTGTTATTGGATTATTCCATATGCATATTGTAGAAATATCTCgagtttatattaatattgcGAGTTTGTTTTTTTGGATAATAATTACGTTTTTTACTCGTTAGAGTCTGTATATCTAATGTAAGTCGGAAGCTGAAGAGATTATTGCAGAAACAGACAAGGTCTACAGACAAACAAAAAGACATCATTGTGTCCATCAGGAcagccatttttatttatctagaTGTCACCGAAGCTTGCAAAACAAACAGTTTTACATGCACTGTCTATTCGTCGCGCCAGATACTCCACTGTTCACGTGCGATTACGTAGCCTTCCCCTGTCCTATGTACGGGGCGATAGTGCTTTTATCAGGTAGAAAGCACattgaattaattaactatccagcaattttcttctttgcGAATATGGGATGGAGAGACTTCAAAATCTGAAAGACTATTCTAATATCTATGATTCAGGCAGCAAGCATTTTATCTGAACTGTGTGTTTTATGTGATTGAAAAACTAACACTGCctgaagattatgaaaattCATGAAGTTTTACTTAATTAACATGTTTATGCACAActcaattaatttatcaaattgtCTTGGACAGAATACCtgataataattctataacTGCAAGCATAAAAGTCATAAATCTAAAATCGGTCGGATTAATTTAAGTGATAATTGGATTATTATCTTGGATTCAAATTCATATACGAGTTCTTCGTCGTCTTCTCATGCGTGCTTTACATATTCTTCTCTTTTAGTGTTGAGACAGCTGCCCTGCCTAATTTTATTAGGTGTAAGACATTAGGCTTATGCAGCCATGCAAAGAATGGAAGGATCTAACAAGCCCTTAACCCGCAATCTTCTATAAATACCAACATCAACCCCATAACAAATCACAGCAAATAGTTATTTGTTTTCAGGCCTATCCCTCCTCGATCCCCATGGCGAAGCCTATCCTGCTATCTATTTCTCTTTGCctttttgttctcttccaaGGCTCCTTAGCTCTCGTTTCATCATCTCAGCAGCAAAACGAGTGTCGAATCGACAGGATCAATGCCCGCGAACCTGATAGCCGCATTCAGAGCGAAGCTGGTACAATTGAGTCATGGGATCCTAACCACGATCAGTTCCGATGCGCTGGTGTGGCTGTAACCAGGCACACTATTCAACCCGATGGCCTTTTATTGCCAGCTTACAGCAATGCTCCTCAACTCGTCTATATTGTCCAAGGTGTGTAGAAATAAGAAACCTCTCCTTCCCAAGCAGCAAAATCAAGATGATGTTTATGTATGTTGTGTAAATACAGGTCAAGGTATGCTTGGAGCCATGTTTCCTGGATGCGCTGAAACATTCCAAGAATCTCAAGAATCCAGTAGGAGCAGTAGACAACAAGAGCAGCACCAAAAGATTCGCCATTTCCGACGTGGAGATGTCATTGCTTTGCCAGCAGGAATAGCCCACTGGTGCTACAACGATGGCAATGAACCCCTTATTGCTGTCAGTGTTTTGGACACTGGCAACAACGCTAACCAGCTTGACAGGAACCCCAGAGTAATAAAGAGACAAAAACCTATATGACCATAGATACTAAGTTAAGGTTGGGTTGACTAATATCGACTTGAATTTCTTTGCTTCTCTTGAACTTGTTTCGCAGAATTTCTACCTAGCCGGTAATCCAGAAGATGAGTTCCAGCAACAATCCAGACGCCCAGGTGAGCGTGGACACGGAGAGTATTCCCTTGGAGGCAGCAGCGAGAGACGACAGCGATCTTGCAACAATGTGTTCTGCGGAATGGACTCAAGGTTTATCGCTGAAGCTTTCAACATTGATGAGCAATTGGCTAGAAGGATTCAAGGTCAGGATGACGCCAGAGGCAACATAGTGAGGGTCGAAGGTCGTATTCAGGTAACGAGGCCACCCAGGACTCAACAAGAGAGAGAGGAGCAACTAGAACGCGAGTATGAACAAGGCCGTCGACATTACAATGGCATTGAGGAGACTTTTTGCACCATGAGGATGAGGGAAAACATTGCTGATCCCTCACGCGCTGATATCTTCGTCCCTGAAGTTGGTCGTATGAGCACCGTCAACAGCCACAGTCTCCCTATCCTTCGGTGGCTCAAACTCAGTGCTTCACATGCTGTTCTCCGCAATGTAAGTCAAATAGCCCATTCCATAGCCAATGGCACATCATCATTTGCGCTGCTTCCATAATTCATAACTAAAGATGAATAATGTTATTCGCAGAATGCTGTGAGACTGCCTCACTGGCACATGAATTCCCATAGCATATTATATGCCATAAGGGGTCAAGCACGGATTCAGGTGGTAAATGAAAATGGCAACAGTGTCTTCGACGGTAGTGTAAGGCAAGGACAAGTCCTGACACTGCCACAGAACTTTGTGGTGGTGAATAGGGCAGAGAGTGACAATTTCGAATACGTTTCCTTCAATACCAATGACAATGCCGTGGCCTTTGATGTTGCTGGCCGCACCTCAGCCCTTCGGGGCATGCCAGTGGAAGTAATTGCAAACGCATTCAGAGTTTCGATAGAGGAAGCCAGGAGGATCAAGTTCGGGAGGGAGGAGACCACCCTTGGTAGCTCACTGTCTCAGCCAAGGAGGGCAGCTGCTTAAGCAGTAAAATTACAGTATGAACAATGTAAACTAAAGGAACACACACCCTTTTTCGTGTTAATGTAAGTATgatgtttagaaataaaagagaCTTCCATGGTCTCTGTACGCTGTAAGCACGTAAGTAGAGAGGACTTCTACTTGGCAATAAAAATGCTTCTTATTTTATGAAGTAATTGGTTCCTCGTCCTTTGGCAGAGAATAAATTTGGTGATAAATTGACCTGAAACGCCAAATGTAATATCAAAAAACAAGACTATACATATCCTATTGTCATAGGATCATCATTATTCTGAAGGCCCTTAATTTGCTTCTAAATTAATCCATTTGCATGTATAACTAGAGCACTAAACAAGAGCAAGTACTACCACATTGAAATACACAGAACAGAAGACgtgttataaaataaataccaaCATTCATATCCGACTGGAAATTGGAATTAGAGCACTATtgcatttcttttatcaatcaattaagcaaTGGATATGTTCAAATAAATTAGGAATCAACTTTTATGCAAATAGTTCACCAAACATGATGTAAGTTTCTAATATGATACTCCTGCAAAATTTGTTTACATCAATACCCCTATTACAAAAAACAACAGCATCTCATTTTATTCAAACACAATAGTAGCAAgcttgatttttctttcttcgggGCTGCTGTAAGCTTTTCCTTTACATTCCTGCTAAACCAGCTTATCTCCTTTGCTCCAAACTAATCTGATTCTGTTGATACGAACAAAAGTAAACCTTGCCCCAAACTGAAGCAGAAATAATAGCACATTTAGAAAATAAGTGCTCCCAGCAATTTACC
The sequence above is drawn from the Ricinus communis isolate WT05 ecotype wild-type chromosome 7, ASM1957865v1, whole genome shotgun sequence genome and encodes:
- the LOC8289755 gene encoding 11S globulin seed storage protein 1; translated protein: MAKPILLSISLCLFVLFQGSLALVSSSQQQNECRIDRINAREPDSRIQSEAGTIESWDPNHDQFRCAGVAVTRHTIQPDGLLLPAYSNAPQLVYIVQGQGMLGAMFPGCAETFQESQESSRSSRQQEQHQKIRHFRRGDVIALPAGIAHWCYNDGNEPLIAVSVLDTGNNANQLDRNPRNFYLAGNPEDEFQQQSRRPGERGHGEYSLGGSSERRQRSCNNVFCGMDSRFIAEAFNIDEQLARRIQGQDDARGNIVRVEGRIQVTRPPRTQQEREEQLEREYEQGRRHYNGIEETFCTMRMRENIADPSRADIFVPEVGRMSTVNSHSLPILRWLKLSASHAVLRNNAVRLPHWHMNSHSILYAIRGQARIQVVNENGNSVFDGSVRQGQVLTLPQNFVVVNRAESDNFEYVSFNTNDNAVAFDVAGRTSALRGMPVEVIANAFRVSIEEARRIKFGREETTLGSSLSQPRRAAA